The Bacillota bacterium genome includes a region encoding these proteins:
- a CDS encoding rod shape-determining protein — MFWVDDIGVDLGTASVLVYVKGKGIVLNEPSVVAIDKNTGKMIAVGEEARQMLGRTPGNIVAMRPLRDGVIADYDVTERMLRYFIQKAVGRRLFFRPRVMVCIPSGVTSVEERAVRQAALQAGARQAYLIEEPLAAALGAGITISEASGNMVVDVGGGTTDVAVLSLGGIVCSKSLRVGGDKFDEAIIRYIRKEYNLMIGERTAEEFKIQIGTAYPRAKEPGEGMEIRGRDLVSGLPKTIRVTAEESYLALQEPVEQVVSAVKEVLERTPPELAADIINKGIVLTGGGSLLHGLDRLLSEETGLPVHVARDPISCVALGTGKALGMLHILQNTRNSRRVV; from the coding sequence ATGTTCTGGGTGGATGATATCGGGGTTGATCTGGGCACGGCAAGTGTACTCGTTTACGTGAAAGGAAAGGGAATCGTTTTAAATGAGCCTTCGGTTGTGGCGATCGATAAAAATACAGGAAAGATGATCGCGGTCGGTGAAGAGGCCCGCCAGATGCTGGGCCGTACGCCCGGAAACATCGTGGCCATGAGGCCGCTCCGGGACGGCGTCATCGCCGACTACGATGTTACGGAGCGGATGCTGCGGTACTTCATTCAAAAAGCGGTGGGGCGTCGCCTTTTTTTCCGCCCCCGCGTGATGGTCTGCATCCCCTCCGGAGTCACGAGCGTGGAGGAGCGGGCCGTAAGGCAGGCGGCGCTTCAGGCCGGGGCGCGCCAGGCTTACCTGATTGAGGAGCCGTTGGCCGCCGCGCTCGGGGCAGGGATTACCATTTCCGAGGCGAGCGGAAACATGGTTGTGGATGTCGGGGGCGGGACGACCGATGTCGCGGTTCTCTCCCTGGGAGGAATTGTTTGCAGCAAATCCCTCCGGGTCGGGGGGGACAAGTTTGATGAGGCGATAATCAGGTACATCCGCAAAGAGTACAACCTGATGATCGGAGAGCGCACCGCCGAAGAGTTTAAGATTCAAATCGGGACTGCTTACCCCCGGGCGAAGGAGCCGGGCGAAGGAATGGAAATCCGGGGCCGCGACCTTGTTTCGGGGCTTCCGAAGACGATCCGGGTAACGGCGGAGGAGAGCTACCTGGCCCTCCAGGAGCCGGTTGAGCAGGTGGTGAGCGCGGTGAAGGAAGTGCTGGAGCGGACGCCTCCGGAACTGGCTGCCGATATCATTAACAAGGGGATCGTTCTCACCGGGGGCGGAAGCCTGCTCCATGGCCTGGACCGCCTGCTCAGCGAAGAGACCGGCCTCCCGGTGCATGTTGCCCGGGATCCCATTTCCTGCGTGGCCCTGGGCACGGGGAAGGCTCTGGGAATGCTGCACATTCTGCAAAACACGCGCAACTCACGGAGGGTAGTGTAA
- the spoIIID gene encoding sporulation transcriptional regulator SpoIIID has protein sequence MQEYIRRRVLEVSHYILESAATVRQTAQVFGVSKSTIHKDVTERLPKINPQLALQVRNILELNKAERHIRGGEATRKKYRGD, from the coding sequence ATGCAAGAGTACATCCGCCGCCGGGTCCTGGAGGTAAGCCACTACATCCTGGAATCAGCAGCTACTGTGCGCCAGACTGCCCAGGTTTTCGGTGTCAGCAAGAGCACAATTCATAAAGATGTGACAGAACGGCTTCCCAAGATCAACCCCCAGCTGGCGCTTCAGGTGAGAAATATTCTGGAGCTCAACAAGGCCGAGCGCCACATCAGGGGGGGAGAGGCGACCCGCAAAAAGTACCGGGGCGACTGA
- a CDS encoding ferritin-like domain-containing protein, protein MAKLTSKELGLIEDSLRQEQLMIQKFGFYANQATDPEIKSLCQNLRDMHQRHLDTLMRHLNEAATL, encoded by the coding sequence TTGGCCAAACTTACTTCGAAAGAGCTAGGTTTAATTGAAGACAGCCTGCGCCAGGAGCAACTCATGATTCAGAAATTCGGTTTTTATGCCAATCAGGCAACTGATCCAGAAATCAAGAGTCTGTGTCAGAACCTGCGCGATATGCACCAGCGCCACCTGGACACCCTGATGAGACACCTGAACGAGGCGGCAACGCTCTAA
- a CDS encoding spore coat protein yields the protein MPEHRISDQICAEDLLSSQKFLMGNYNTAIYESANSDLRKDFMEIHRQEQDGAQKVFNFMNQKGWYKPAAADPKMISEARSKAQQQMGAQGGGAAGRFI from the coding sequence ATGCCTGAGCATAGAATAAGCGACCAGATCTGTGCAGAGGATCTCTTATCAAGCCAGAAGTTCCTGATGGGCAACTACAACACCGCCATCTACGAGTCGGCCAACTCTGACCTCCGGAAAGATTTCATGGAAATTCACCGGCAGGAGCAAGACGGCGCCCAGAAGGTTTTTAACTTTATGAATCAGAAGGGCTGGTACAAGCCTGCTGCTGCCGATCCCAAGATGATCTCCGAGGCGAGGTCAAAAGCCCAGCAACAAATGGGCGCGCAGGGCGGCGGTGCCGCCGGTCGTTTTATTTAA
- a CDS encoding P1 family peptidase, which translates to MPESSGGLFRNITDVPGILLGHASDYEALTGCTVVLCPEGGTGGVAVRGAAPGTRETDLLRPGCRVELVHGIVLAGGSAFGLDAACGVVRYLEERGCGYDTGIARVPIVPAAIIFDLHIGRKDVRPDREMGYAACLAAARGKISEGCIGAGTGATVGNLLGPSFATKGGLGSWSQRQGDLIVGAVAVVNALGDVVHPVTGEIYAGLRHPERGVFLNTKQLMAKGEVGRIFPGTSTVLGVVATNAALNKEQVNRVAALSHLGLARTISPAHTGYDGDAVFVLARGEVQANPDQVGILAAECMAHAIIRAVREAWSLGGIPAACDLKNRGSKK; encoded by the coding sequence ATGCCGGAAAGCTCCGGCGGACTGTTTCGAAACATCACCGATGTGCCCGGGATACTCCTCGGCCATGCCTCGGATTATGAAGCACTGACAGGCTGCACCGTGGTGCTCTGCCCCGAAGGGGGAACAGGGGGTGTCGCGGTGAGGGGTGCTGCCCCGGGCACCAGAGAAACAGATTTGCTGCGCCCGGGGTGCCGGGTGGAATTGGTGCACGGCATTGTTCTTGCAGGGGGCAGCGCTTTTGGCCTCGACGCTGCCTGCGGCGTCGTCCGGTACCTGGAGGAGAGGGGTTGCGGGTACGATACGGGGATCGCCCGGGTCCCCATTGTCCCGGCAGCAATCATTTTCGACCTGCACATCGGCAGGAAAGATGTCCGCCCCGACCGGGAAATGGGATACGCCGCCTGTCTCGCCGCGGCCAGGGGAAAAATCTCCGAAGGATGCATCGGAGCGGGAACCGGCGCTACGGTGGGCAATCTCCTGGGGCCCTCCTTTGCCACGAAAGGGGGTCTGGGGTCCTGGTCCCAGCGGCAGGGAGACTTAATCGTGGGAGCGGTTGCAGTCGTCAACGCCCTGGGAGATGTCGTACACCCCGTTACGGGAGAAATTTACGCAGGACTGCGCCACCCGGAGCGCGGCGTCTTCCTGAACACGAAGCAGTTAATGGCAAAGGGAGAGGTGGGCCGGATCTTTCCCGGAACGAGCACGGTCCTGGGCGTTGTAGCAACAAATGCTGCGCTCAACAAGGAGCAGGTCAACCGGGTCGCCGCCCTCAGCCACCTGGGACTGGCGCGCACCATCAGCCCGGCCCACACCGGATACGACGGTGACGCCGTTTTTGTCCTGGCGCGGGGTGAGGTGCAGGCAAACCCGGACCAGGTGGGGATCCTGGCTGCGGAGTGCATGGCTCATGCCATCATCCGGGCGGTGCGGGAGGCCTGGTCCCTGGGCGGGATTCCGGCAGCCTGCGACCTCAAAAACCGGGGCTCCAAAAAATAA
- the spoIID gene encoding stage II sporulation protein D: protein MPSFFINRVTGKCPPSGRFCFILGCRRLGFAVLMLALILVGLPALLARGCSREKLPSGTGPRGPEIRLQIEPDLVVSLPLEEYLIGVVAAEMPASFHPEALKAQAVAARTYALHRLTSGSRDEKHPGAHLCADPGHCQAWIPRAEMRRRWGLVRFHFYYGRIADAVRATTGEVLVYQDRLIDPVYHASCGGKGTEDAVEVWGREVPYLKGVPCTWDPPHRMQPVLASLSLQDFFARLGLNESAVPAGQGLGGPVQVLERTRSGRVKKVRVGTRVFRGVDFRESLGLRSTDFTVRATGNQVIFSTRGYGHAVGLCQYGAQGLALQGRTYRQILTYYYRGVQLKVSDRNSASGKGRR, encoded by the coding sequence ATGCCATCTTTTTTCATAAATAGGGTAACAGGGAAATGTCCGCCTTCGGGGAGGTTTTGTTTTATTTTGGGTTGCAGGCGCTTGGGCTTTGCCGTCCTTATGCTCGCCTTGATTTTGGTTGGGCTTCCCGCACTGCTGGCGCGGGGTTGCAGCCGGGAAAAGCTCCCGTCAGGCACCGGGCCACGGGGGCCTGAGATCCGGCTGCAAATCGAGCCGGACCTGGTGGTTTCCCTCCCGCTTGAGGAATACCTCATTGGTGTTGTTGCTGCAGAAATGCCGGCCTCTTTTCACCCGGAAGCCTTGAAGGCTCAGGCTGTTGCTGCGCGAACCTACGCCCTGCACCGCCTCACCTCCGGGAGCCGTGATGAAAAACACCCCGGCGCCCACCTCTGCGCGGATCCCGGCCACTGCCAGGCCTGGATTCCCCGCGCCGAAATGCGCAGGAGGTGGGGCCTGGTGCGCTTTCACTTTTACTACGGGCGGATCGCGGATGCGGTCAGGGCCACAACCGGGGAGGTGCTGGTTTATCAGGATCGGTTGATCGACCCGGTTTACCATGCAAGCTGCGGCGGGAAGGGGACGGAAGACGCGGTTGAAGTCTGGGGCCGCGAGGTCCCTTATTTGAAAGGAGTTCCCTGCACCTGGGACCCCCCCCACCGGATGCAGCCGGTTCTTGCGAGCTTATCTCTTCAGGATTTTTTTGCCCGCCTGGGGTTGAACGAAAGCGCCGTTCCTGCGGGGCAGGGTTTGGGGGGGCCGGTCCAGGTTCTGGAACGGACCCGGAGCGGCCGGGTCAAGAAGGTAAGGGTGGGGACCCGGGTCTTCAGAGGGGTTGATTTCAGGGAAAGTTTGGGATTGCGGTCAACCGATTTCACCGTCAGGGCGACCGGAAACCAGGTAATTTTTTCCACGCGCGGGTATGGCCACGCCGTAGGCCTGTGCCAGTACGGTGCTCAGGGCCTTGCCCTGCAGGGGCGGACATACCGGCAGATTCTGACCTACTACTACCGGGGCGTCCAGCTGAAAGTTTCTGACCGCAATTCTGCTTCCGGCAAAGGCCGGCGGTAA
- the murA gene encoding UDP-N-acetylglucosamine 1-carboxyvinyltransferase has protein sequence MLLIEGGTSLAGDVEISGSKNASLPILAASLLTPERCVICGVPRLTDTRIMIQMLEELGAQVSMQGCQVAVQARELQVTDGLHQHARKMRASFLLMGPLLARCGRARLTLPGGCAIGKRPVDLHLKGLAALGAEITVEKGYVTATAERLTGNEICLEFPSVGATENIMMAAACARGTTTLLNAAAEPEIEDLARFLNKMGAKVAGAGTRVVRIEGKPSLQGAVHTVIPDRIEAGTYMVAAAATGGQVRLLKANPAHLRSVIQKLRKAGAAVEVGDGELFVAAPPKLTALRIRTSPYPGFPTDLQPQFAALLTTAAGTSRIVETVFEERFLYAKELRRMGALIEVSGATALIRGVKCLHPARVEVPDLRAGAALVIAALKTWGKTEISCVHHLDRGYEDFEEKLRRLGARIRRLTEQAASL, from the coding sequence ATGCTCTTGATCGAAGGTGGCACCAGTCTGGCCGGAGATGTAGAGATCAGCGGCTCTAAAAACGCCAGTTTGCCGATTCTTGCTGCCTCTCTCCTCACCCCGGAGCGGTGTGTAATTTGTGGGGTGCCGCGTTTGACCGATACCAGGATTATGATCCAGATGCTGGAGGAGCTTGGGGCCCAGGTGTCGATGCAAGGGTGCCAGGTTGCGGTTCAGGCCCGGGAGCTGCAGGTTACAGATGGGCTTCACCAGCACGCAAGAAAAATGCGGGCCTCTTTTTTGCTGATGGGGCCCCTGCTCGCCCGGTGCGGGAGGGCGCGTTTGACCCTCCCGGGGGGGTGCGCCATCGGAAAGCGCCCTGTTGATTTGCACCTGAAGGGGCTGGCCGCTTTAGGAGCGGAAATTACAGTTGAAAAAGGGTATGTCACGGCAACCGCCGAACGCCTGACGGGAAATGAGATTTGCCTTGAGTTTCCCAGCGTTGGCGCCACAGAAAACATCATGATGGCTGCTGCCTGCGCCCGGGGTACCACGACCCTGCTCAATGCCGCCGCGGAGCCGGAGATTGAGGACCTGGCGCGCTTCTTGAATAAAATGGGGGCAAAGGTTGCGGGGGCGGGAACGCGGGTGGTACGAATTGAGGGAAAACCCTCTTTGCAGGGGGCAGTCCACACGGTGATTCCCGACCGCATTGAGGCAGGAACCTACATGGTTGCGGCAGCGGCAACAGGGGGGCAGGTGCGCCTTCTCAAAGCAAACCCGGCGCACCTCCGCTCCGTCATTCAGAAGCTCCGGAAAGCCGGGGCGGCGGTAGAAGTGGGGGATGGCGAGCTCTTTGTGGCCGCTCCCCCCAAGCTTACCGCCTTGCGGATCCGGACCTCTCCGTACCCCGGTTTTCCCACGGACCTGCAGCCGCAGTTTGCCGCCCTCCTGACGACGGCGGCCGGCACCAGCAGGATTGTGGAAACTGTTTTTGAGGAGCGCTTTCTCTATGCAAAAGAGCTGCGCCGGATGGGGGCCTTAATTGAAGTTTCCGGTGCGACAGCCCTGATCCGGGGGGTCAAGTGCCTCCACCCGGCGCGGGTGGAGGTGCCGGACCTCCGGGCGGGGGCGGCGCTGGTGATCGCCGCCCTGAAAACATGGGGGAAAACCGAGATCAGCTGTGTTCACCACCTGGACCGGGGCTACGAAGATTTTGAGGAGAAGCTGCGGCGCCTGGGAGCCCGCATCCGGCGGCTCACGGAGCAGGCCGCCAGCCTCTAA
- a CDS encoding F0F1 ATP synthase subunit epsilon gives MAERAKKGKTFKLEIITPERLVVEEEVEAVVIPAAQGFLGILRNHAPFLGGLEIGVIKYRREGKFHWVACSTGVFEVKENTLRILADTAERGEDINVLRAQQARDRALRRLREKETDLDYVRAELALRRALARLKAAAYEAKDPL, from the coding sequence GTGGCAGAACGGGCGAAGAAGGGAAAAACCTTTAAACTGGAGATCATCACCCCCGAGCGCCTTGTTGTGGAAGAAGAGGTAGAGGCTGTCGTGATTCCGGCAGCCCAGGGTTTCCTGGGGATTTTGCGGAACCACGCCCCTTTTCTTGGAGGCCTGGAAATCGGTGTGATCAAATACCGCCGCGAGGGAAAATTCCACTGGGTTGCCTGCAGCACGGGGGTCTTTGAAGTAAAGGAAAACACCCTGCGGATTCTTGCCGACACCGCCGAGCGGGGAGAGGATATCAATGTGCTCCGGGCGCAGCAGGCGCGGGACAGGGCGCTCAGGCGCCTGCGCGAGAAAGAGACGGATTTAGACTACGTCCGCGCCGAACTGGCGCTCCGGCGCGCCCTGGCACGCTTGAAGGCCGCCGCATACGAGGCGAAGGATCCACTGTAA
- the atpD gene encoding F0F1 ATP synthase subunit beta gives MNGENYGRVVQVIGPVVDIEFPPGQLPDLFNALKITSEDQDKEIRATLKQEINLTLEAMQHLGNNTVRCVAMSSTDGLRRGMRALDTGAPIKVPVGRETLGRIFNVLGEPIDELGPVEAKQYYPIHRPAPSVVEQRPAREMLETGIKVIDLLAPFAKGGKIGLFGGAGVGKTVIIMELIRNIAYEHGGFSVFSGVGERTREGNDLWLEMKESGVIEKCALVFGQMNEPPGARLRVGLTGLTMAEFFRDEEGQDVLLFIDNIFRFTQAGSEVSALLGRMPSAVGYQPTLATDMGLLQERITSTRKGSITSVQAIYVPADDLTDPAPATTFAHLDGTVVLSRQIAELGLYPAVDPLDSTSRILDPAVVGEEHYNVARGVQKVLQRYKDLQDIIAILGMDELSEEDKVIVARARKIQRFLSQPFFVAEAFTGRPGVYVPIKETVRGFKEILEGRHDEVPEQCFYMASTIDEVVARARELEAVG, from the coding sequence GTGAATGGGGAGAACTACGGCCGTGTGGTTCAGGTAATCGGACCTGTAGTTGATATTGAATTTCCTCCCGGCCAGCTTCCTGATCTTTTTAACGCCCTGAAAATTACCAGCGAGGACCAGGATAAGGAGATCAGGGCAACCCTGAAGCAGGAGATCAATCTCACCCTGGAGGCGATGCAGCACCTGGGCAACAATACGGTCAGGTGTGTTGCGATGTCTTCGACGGACGGGCTGCGGCGGGGGATGCGCGCCCTCGACACGGGGGCCCCCATTAAGGTTCCGGTGGGAAGGGAGACCCTGGGGAGGATCTTCAACGTCCTGGGCGAGCCGATTGACGAGTTGGGTCCTGTTGAAGCCAAACAGTACTACCCGATCCACCGCCCTGCCCCATCGGTGGTGGAGCAGCGCCCGGCGCGGGAGATGCTGGAAACGGGGATCAAGGTGATCGACCTCCTCGCCCCCTTTGCGAAAGGAGGAAAGATCGGGCTTTTCGGCGGCGCCGGGGTAGGGAAGACTGTTATCATCATGGAGCTGATCCGGAACATCGCGTACGAGCACGGAGGCTTTTCCGTGTTTTCCGGGGTCGGGGAAAGAACCCGGGAGGGCAACGACCTCTGGCTGGAAATGAAGGAGTCCGGGGTTATCGAGAAGTGCGCCCTGGTTTTCGGCCAGATGAACGAGCCGCCGGGAGCGCGGCTCAGGGTGGGTTTGACGGGGCTGACGATGGCGGAATTTTTCCGGGATGAGGAAGGCCAGGACGTGCTCCTTTTCATTGACAATATTTTCCGTTTCACCCAGGCAGGTTCCGAAGTATCCGCCCTGCTCGGACGGATGCCTTCTGCGGTGGGATACCAGCCTACCCTGGCGACGGATATGGGCTTGTTGCAGGAGCGGATTACCTCCACGCGGAAGGGATCGATCACCTCCGTCCAGGCGATTTACGTTCCTGCAGACGACCTGACAGACCCTGCGCCGGCCACAACATTCGCCCATCTCGACGGGACCGTCGTTCTCTCCCGCCAGATCGCCGAACTCGGTCTCTACCCCGCCGTTGATCCGCTCGATTCCACCTCGCGGATTTTAGACCCGGCAGTGGTCGGGGAAGAGCATTACAATGTGGCGCGGGGTGTCCAGAAGGTGCTCCAGCGGTACAAGGACCTCCAGGATATCATTGCGATTCTGGGGATGGATGAGCTGTCGGAGGAAGACAAGGTTATTGTGGCCCGGGCGAGGAAGATCCAGCGCTTTTTGTCCCAGCCCTTCTTTGTGGCGGAGGCCTTCACCGGCCGGCCTGGTGTCTACGTGCCGATTAAGGAGACCGTCCGGGGCTTTAAGGAAATTCTCGAGGGCCGGCATGACGAGGTGCCCGAGCAGTGCTTCTACATGGCAAGCACCATCGATGAGGTCGTAGCCCGCGCCCGGGAACTGGAGGCTGTCGGCTGA
- a CDS encoding F0F1 ATP synthase subunit gamma, with protein sequence MPEHMRDIKRRIRSIKNTQQITKAMEMVAAARLRRAQDKVAAARPYAREIREMIRRVVCTLEEVTHPLLVPRERRCVGYVVFTSDRGLCGAFNAHVIRRTQVQLAEEGEKGLIVVGRKGRDYFRRRGFTFLAEFLALGDDPTLAQAQGIARTLISLYEGNILDEINLIYTEFISVGRQRPVVARLLPVEPFTFEEGEREQMRDYLFEPDPEAVLEMLLPRFIESQLYLALLEAKASEHAARMLAMGNATENAGEMIRQLTLSFNKARQAAITKEIAEIVGGAEALKG encoded by the coding sequence ATGCCGGAGCACATGCGGGACATCAAACGGCGCATCCGGAGCATTAAAAACACCCAGCAGATTACAAAGGCAATGGAAATGGTTGCCGCGGCGCGCCTGCGCCGCGCCCAGGATAAAGTTGCAGCAGCCCGGCCCTATGCGCGGGAGATCCGGGAAATGATCAGGCGGGTGGTATGCACCCTGGAGGAGGTAACCCACCCACTTCTTGTGCCCCGGGAGCGCCGGTGCGTCGGCTACGTTGTTTTCACCTCGGACCGGGGGCTTTGCGGCGCCTTCAACGCCCACGTCATCCGCAGGACGCAGGTGCAGCTCGCGGAGGAAGGGGAAAAGGGGCTGATTGTTGTAGGGCGCAAGGGTCGGGATTATTTCCGGCGCCGGGGCTTCACTTTTCTGGCGGAATTCCTCGCCCTTGGGGATGACCCTACCCTTGCCCAGGCGCAGGGGATTGCCCGCACTTTAATCAGCCTTTACGAAGGAAATATTCTGGATGAGATCAACCTCATTTATACCGAGTTTATTTCTGTCGGGCGGCAGCGGCCTGTGGTTGCGAGGCTCTTGCCCGTGGAACCCTTCACCTTCGAAGAAGGGGAGCGGGAGCAAATGCGGGATTACCTTTTTGAGCCGGACCCGGAGGCTGTGCTGGAGATGCTTTTGCCCCGTTTCATTGAAAGCCAGCTTTACCTTGCCCTGCTGGAGGCGAAGGCAAGCGAGCACGCGGCGCGGATGCTGGCGATGGGCAACGCCACAGAAAACGCAGGGGAAATGATCCGGCAGTTGACCCTTTCGTTTAATAAAGCCCGGCAGGCAGCAATTACGAAGGAGATCGCTGAAATTGTCGGCGGCGCGGAAGCACTGAAAGGATAA
- a CDS encoding F0F1 ATP synthase subunit alpha, whose translation MSIRAEEISSLIRTQIERYQTEIEVADVGTVIQVGDGIARVYGLENAMAGELLLFPGDIYGMVLNLEEDNIGVVLLGPYAHIKEGDVVRSTGRIVEVPVGPALIGRVVNSLGQPLDGKGPIETDRFRPVESPAPNVVRRQPVKQPLQTGLKAIDSMIPIGRGQRELIIGDRQTGKTALVVDTIINQKDQDVICVYVAIGQKASTVAGVIQKFEETGAMDYTIVVSATASDPAPLLYLAPYAGCAMGEEFMYNHGKDVLVVYDDLSKHAVAYRELSLLLRRPPGREAYPGDVFYLHSRLLERAAKLSDEMGGGSLTALPIIETQAGDVSAYIPTNVISITDGQIYLESDLFYAGIRPAINVGISVSRVGGAAQIRAMRQVAGRLRLDLAQYRELAAFAQFGSDLDKATLARLARGERMTELLKQGQYQPMPVEEQIAVIYTGVNGFLDDLPVESIREFEREFLRFLRSSYPGILAEIREKKALSDELMDQMNRAIREFKGEFGAAFAIQKSA comes from the coding sequence GTGAGCATTCGTGCCGAAGAGATCAGCTCCCTCATCAGAACGCAAATTGAACGCTACCAGACGGAGATCGAAGTAGCAGATGTGGGAACGGTGATTCAGGTTGGGGATGGAATCGCCCGCGTCTACGGTCTGGAAAATGCCATGGCGGGGGAACTGCTTCTTTTTCCGGGGGATATCTACGGGATGGTCCTCAACCTGGAGGAGGATAACATCGGGGTTGTTTTGCTGGGGCCTTATGCCCATATCAAAGAGGGGGATGTTGTAAGAAGCACGGGAAGGATTGTGGAGGTCCCGGTGGGGCCCGCTCTCATCGGGAGGGTTGTGAATTCCTTAGGGCAGCCCCTGGATGGGAAAGGGCCGATCGAGACCGACCGCTTCCGTCCTGTGGAATCCCCGGCTCCCAACGTCGTCCGGCGCCAGCCGGTCAAGCAGCCCCTGCAAACCGGTTTGAAGGCCATTGACTCCATGATTCCCATCGGGCGGGGACAGCGGGAGCTGATTATCGGGGACCGCCAGACGGGAAAAACCGCCCTCGTGGTGGATACGATCATCAACCAGAAGGACCAGGACGTGATCTGCGTTTACGTGGCCATCGGGCAGAAGGCTTCCACTGTGGCCGGGGTAATTCAAAAGTTTGAAGAAACAGGAGCAATGGACTACACCATTGTGGTTTCCGCAACCGCCAGCGATCCGGCTCCCCTCCTCTACCTCGCGCCTTATGCCGGGTGCGCGATGGGCGAAGAGTTCATGTACAACCACGGCAAGGATGTCCTGGTTGTCTACGATGACCTCTCCAAGCACGCGGTGGCCTACCGGGAGCTTTCCCTCCTCCTGCGGCGCCCGCCGGGAAGGGAGGCCTACCCGGGCGATGTCTTTTACCTTCACTCCCGCCTGCTGGAAAGGGCGGCAAAGCTCAGCGACGAAATGGGCGGGGGCTCTCTCACTGCCCTGCCGATCATTGAGACCCAGGCGGGGGACGTTTCCGCCTACATTCCGACTAATGTCATTTCGATTACAGATGGGCAGATCTACCTGGAGTCCGACCTCTTCTACGCAGGGATCCGGCCCGCGATCAACGTGGGAATTTCCGTTTCCCGGGTCGGGGGGGCTGCCCAGATCCGGGCGATGCGCCAGGTTGCCGGAAGGCTTCGCCTGGACCTTGCCCAGTACCGGGAACTGGCCGCCTTTGCCCAGTTCGGTTCCGACCTGGATAAGGCTACGCTGGCTCGCCTGGCGCGCGGAGAAAGAATGACCGAGCTTCTGAAGCAGGGGCAGTACCAGCCGATGCCCGTCGAGGAGCAGATCGCGGTGATTTATACAGGGGTCAACGGTTTTCTTGATGATCTTCCTGTAGAGTCGATCCGGGAGTTCGAGCGGGAATTCCTCCGGTTCCTGAGGAGCAGCTACCCCGGGATCCTGGCGGAAATTAGAGAGAAAAAGGCGCTTTCAGATGAGCTGATGGACCAGATGAACAGAGCGATCAGGGAGTTCAAGGGAGAATTTGGCGCCGCCTTTGCAATCCAGAAGTCTGCCTGA